The proteins below come from a single Pandoraea apista genomic window:
- a CDS encoding ABC transporter ATP-binding protein → MKVLEANGLQTYYGKSHVLHGVSIEVREGEIVALLGRNGAGKTTTLRSLMGLTPPRDGSIRMFGKDTTDWPPFRTASLGVGYVPEGRRVFAGLSVEENLQVPLERAGTWSVERIYKTFPRLGERRASKGHQLSGGEQEMLAIARALMLNPKLLLLDEPSQGLAPRIVQEVFNVVVAMRDEGISVLLVEQNLRAALSIADSACVLDDGRVVYVGNARTFASDETRVRELAGASAAQWRSADESEGRARK, encoded by the coding sequence ATGAAGGTACTGGAAGCCAACGGGTTGCAGACTTATTACGGCAAGAGTCATGTTCTTCACGGCGTATCCATCGAGGTACGGGAAGGGGAGATCGTGGCTCTCCTAGGACGCAATGGCGCGGGCAAAACCACGACTTTGCGCAGTCTGATGGGCTTGACGCCACCCCGCGACGGGAGCATTCGCATGTTCGGCAAGGACACCACCGACTGGCCGCCATTCCGTACGGCATCGCTCGGCGTAGGGTACGTCCCCGAGGGGCGCCGTGTGTTTGCAGGCCTGAGTGTGGAGGAGAACCTGCAGGTACCGCTTGAGCGCGCCGGAACATGGAGCGTCGAGCGCATCTATAAGACCTTTCCGCGCTTAGGCGAGCGCCGCGCAAGCAAAGGCCACCAGTTGTCTGGTGGGGAGCAGGAGATGCTTGCGATTGCCCGCGCGCTCATGCTCAATCCAAAGCTGCTGCTGCTCGACGAGCCGTCTCAAGGTTTGGCGCCGCGAATCGTACAAGAGGTTTTCAACGTTGTGGTGGCAATGCGTGACGAAGGCATCTCCGTATTGCTGGTCGAGCAAAACCTGCGTGCGGCTTTGTCAATTGCGGATAGCGCCTGTGTGCTCGATGACGGGCGGGTGGTCTACGTTGGGAACGCGCGCACATTCGCCAGCGACGAGACCCGGGTGCGCGAGCTGGCGGGCGCGTCGGCAGCCCAGTGGCGATCGGCTGATGAAAGCGAGGGGAGGGCTCGAAAGTAA
- a CDS encoding ABC transporter ATP-binding protein — protein MSLLVVDDVSHQFGSLHAVDRVSMSIDMGELRAVIGPNGAGKTTFFNLLSGLYLPTAGRILFKGEDVTAIPAHRRVTMGMARTFQITEVFPELSARENVRFAVEIAAHHRLDLWLPSEERRRIETRTDTLIGLAALSERCDRSVNELPLGDQRATEILMSLALNPTLLLLDEPTAGMADQETYEITQLIRKLNWEQGLSMILIEHDMRVIFELAQRITVLAEGRVLAEGTPPEIAANEQVQAAYLGAPK, from the coding sequence ATGAGCCTGCTTGTCGTCGACGACGTCTCGCACCAGTTCGGCAGCCTGCATGCCGTGGACAGGGTATCGATGTCGATCGACATGGGCGAGCTACGTGCGGTAATCGGCCCAAACGGCGCTGGAAAGACGACGTTTTTCAATCTGCTCAGCGGTCTGTATCTACCGACCGCGGGCCGCATTCTATTCAAGGGCGAAGATGTCACGGCGATCCCTGCCCATCGCCGCGTCACGATGGGAATGGCGCGTACCTTTCAGATTACCGAGGTCTTTCCTGAACTCTCCGCGCGCGAGAACGTACGCTTTGCGGTCGAGATCGCAGCCCACCACCGCCTTGATTTGTGGCTTCCCTCCGAGGAGCGCCGACGGATCGAGACGCGTACCGATACGTTGATCGGGCTGGCCGCCTTGTCTGAGCGCTGCGACCGAAGTGTGAACGAGTTGCCGCTGGGGGACCAGCGCGCCACCGAGATTCTGATGTCGCTTGCGCTCAATCCGACGCTTTTGCTGCTCGACGAGCCTACGGCGGGTATGGCTGACCAGGAAACTTACGAGATCACGCAACTTATCCGTAAGCTCAATTGGGAGCAGGGGCTGTCGATGATCCTGATCGAGCATGACATGCGTGTCATTTTCGAGTTGGCGCAACGCATCACAGTACTCGCAGAAGGGCGCGTGTTAGCCGAGGGCACACCGCCGGAGATTGCCGCGAACGAACAGGTGCAGGCCGCCTACCTGGGAGCGCCGAAATGA
- a CDS encoding branched-chain amino acid ABC transporter permease, whose translation MPFWIGAIGGYPALGTRVLVMALAAMALNFLLGFTGVLSFGHAAYFGLGAYGVGMTIRYLTPDTLLGILIGVVAGTLAAAAIGALIVRLRGVYFAMATIAFGQVFYFIAFTWNAVTGGDDGLSGWHRMPIRLGSYAIDIFSDERLFYYFVLACFAISVTIMAAILRSPFGHTLLAIRENEKRARFLGIPIEWHIWLSFVISCFFVSLAGTLFALLNNFADPHGLRWDQSGDFVIMAVLGGMRSFWGPLIGAAIFVVVQDFISSRTENWMSFIGLLFILVVVFFPRGVLGVLDRRGRP comes from the coding sequence ATGCCTTTCTGGATCGGCGCGATTGGCGGCTATCCGGCATTGGGCACGCGGGTGCTTGTCATGGCGTTGGCCGCGATGGCGTTGAACTTCCTGCTGGGATTCACTGGCGTGCTCTCTTTCGGCCATGCGGCTTATTTCGGCCTCGGCGCCTACGGCGTCGGCATGACCATTCGCTATCTGACACCGGACACTCTGCTCGGAATCCTGATTGGCGTTGTCGCCGGGACATTGGCTGCGGCGGCGATAGGGGCGCTGATCGTTCGATTACGCGGTGTGTACTTTGCGATGGCAACCATCGCCTTCGGTCAGGTCTTCTATTTCATTGCGTTTACGTGGAACGCGGTTACCGGCGGCGACGACGGTCTGTCGGGCTGGCATCGCATGCCGATCCGGCTCGGCTCGTACGCCATCGACATCTTCTCCGACGAACGCCTGTTCTACTACTTCGTGCTTGCATGCTTCGCGATTTCGGTGACCATCATGGCAGCCATATTGCGTTCGCCCTTCGGCCACACGCTTCTGGCGATCCGCGAGAACGAAAAGCGCGCGCGCTTCCTGGGCATTCCGATCGAGTGGCATATCTGGTTGTCGTTCGTCATCTCGTGCTTCTTTGTGAGCTTGGCTGGCACACTCTTCGCGCTGCTGAATAACTTTGCGGACCCGCATGGCCTTCGGTGGGATCAGTCGGGCGACTTCGTCATCATGGCGGTACTTGGCGGAATGCGGTCGTTCTGGGGACCGTTGATCGGGGCTGCGATCTTCGTGGTGGTCCAGGATTTCATTTCGAGCCGCACCGAGAATTGGATGTCATTCATTGGCCTGCTGTTCATCCTGGTCGTGGTGTTCTTTCCGCGCGGTGTTCTTGGCGTGCTCGATCGGCGAGGCAGACCATGA
- a CDS encoding branched-chain amino acid ABC transporter permease, protein MTQLILFNVFNGVIIGAFYALMALGLSLILNLSGVINFAHGGFLALGAYLAYTMMPYTGFWFALLLAPVLTAALGLLVEALLIRRLYGRDPLYSLLLTFGLAFILQDGTRFLWGAQTLPYQIPDILSVPLSATFFFVTGYRLFMVVLAIAVVAGLFLVLNKTRLGIRIRAGTADLETVAALGVNVRILRSLNFGLGIYLAGLAGVLAAGMLGLSPTIGDSLIMPSFVSIIVGGLGSLPGTLLGGLLIGVAASVTAVFLPSASEAVIYVMMALVLLVRPRGLLGEVGRIK, encoded by the coding sequence ATGACGCAGCTCATTCTCTTCAACGTGTTCAACGGGGTAATCATCGGTGCGTTTTACGCGCTCATGGCCTTGGGGTTGTCGCTGATCCTGAACCTGAGTGGAGTGATCAACTTCGCTCATGGCGGGTTTCTGGCATTGGGCGCGTACCTGGCGTACACGATGATGCCCTACACCGGCTTCTGGTTTGCGCTCCTCCTGGCACCGGTGCTCACCGCCGCGCTTGGGTTACTGGTCGAAGCGCTTCTGATCCGACGTCTGTACGGCCGAGATCCGCTCTACAGCCTATTGCTGACCTTCGGGCTGGCCTTCATTCTTCAGGACGGCACGCGCTTCCTCTGGGGCGCTCAGACGTTGCCGTACCAAATTCCCGACATCTTGAGCGTGCCTTTGAGCGCCACGTTTTTCTTTGTCACCGGGTATCGCTTGTTCATGGTGGTGCTCGCCATCGCGGTCGTGGCCGGGCTGTTTCTGGTGCTGAACAAAACCCGCCTGGGTATCCGCATTCGCGCCGGTACGGCCGATCTCGAGACCGTCGCGGCTCTTGGTGTGAATGTGCGCATCCTGCGCAGCCTGAACTTCGGTCTGGGTATCTATCTGGCCGGTCTGGCGGGCGTGCTTGCCGCCGGCATGCTTGGACTCTCGCCGACCATCGGGGATTCGCTGATCATGCCCAGCTTCGTGTCCATCATTGTCGGCGGGCTTGGCAGTCTGCCGGGCACGCTGTTAGGGGGATTGCTGATCGGCGTGGCGGCCAGCGTGACAGCGGTATTCTTGCCGTCGGCTTCCGAGGCGGTCATCTACGTGATGATGGCGCTCGTGCTACTGGTCAGGCCCCGGGGTCTCCTGGGAGAAGTCGGGAGGATCAAGTGA
- a CDS encoding ABC transporter substrate-binding protein, with translation MKNQQELDKPSRRTLLKLVAATGAWQLASPFIIKARAETPIKFGLCNPLTGTYAQLGKNEQIGCELAIEQINAKGGILGRPVSLVVEDSTSADTGAAVQKARKLIERDHVNFLLGNVNSAMALAIGQVSNELRTLHIVTGGHTDAVTGTDCHWNVFRVCNTTRMETNSVSKLLFDKYGKRWYFITPDYAFGHTLQQGFEASLKQFGGTEVGASLTPLGATDYSSYLIKAQAANPDVIIFLTAGDDAVNSLKQAVQFGLDKRFHLAGAQQELEVLEGLPPNARIGTWVFEWYWNQPNVPHVAQFVADIRRKIGRVPTARHWFGYASVWTAALVANQEKTLDAVKLAHALEGFKLPPEIGLMPYTPFYRAGDHQLMPSLYVGHAVEQGPTPEDLFHVDTVIRGEDVALPVQQTGCHITWA, from the coding sequence ATGAAAAATCAACAGGAACTCGACAAACCTAGCCGTAGAACCCTTCTTAAGTTAGTTGCAGCGACCGGCGCCTGGCAATTGGCCAGTCCTTTCATCATCAAGGCGCGCGCCGAGACGCCAATCAAATTCGGCCTCTGCAACCCCCTCACGGGCACCTACGCACAGCTTGGCAAAAACGAGCAAATCGGTTGCGAGCTTGCTATCGAGCAGATCAATGCCAAGGGAGGGATCCTTGGACGGCCGGTATCGCTGGTGGTTGAGGATTCGACCAGCGCCGACACCGGTGCTGCGGTGCAAAAAGCGCGCAAGCTGATCGAGCGCGATCACGTAAATTTCCTGCTTGGCAATGTGAACTCTGCCATGGCACTCGCCATCGGGCAGGTGTCGAACGAGTTGCGTACGCTGCATATCGTGACCGGCGGCCATACCGACGCCGTGACGGGTACCGATTGCCACTGGAATGTATTTCGTGTGTGCAACACCACGCGCATGGAGACCAACTCGGTATCGAAACTGCTCTTCGATAAGTACGGAAAACGCTGGTATTTCATCACTCCCGACTATGCGTTCGGTCACACGCTGCAACAAGGCTTCGAAGCGAGTCTGAAGCAGTTCGGCGGCACGGAGGTCGGTGCGTCGTTGACGCCGCTCGGCGCCACGGACTATTCGTCGTACCTGATCAAGGCACAAGCCGCAAACCCGGATGTCATCATTTTCCTCACCGCCGGGGACGACGCCGTCAATTCGCTGAAACAGGCCGTGCAATTCGGTCTCGACAAACGTTTTCATCTGGCGGGGGCGCAGCAGGAGCTTGAGGTGCTGGAAGGCTTACCGCCCAACGCCCGTATCGGCACATGGGTGTTCGAATGGTATTGGAATCAGCCCAACGTACCTCACGTCGCGCAGTTCGTCGCTGACATACGCCGGAAAATCGGGCGGGTACCCACAGCCAGGCACTGGTTCGGTTATGCGTCCGTCTGGACGGCAGCGCTTGTGGCAAACCAAGAGAAGACGCTCGATGCCGTCAAGCTCGCGCACGCCCTCGAGGGCTTCAAGCTACCCCCGGAAATCGGGCTAATGCCGTACACGCCTTTTTATCGCGCAGGCGACCACCAACTCATGCCATCGCTTTATGTCGGGCACGCAGTAGAGCAGGGCCCCACACCGGAGGACCTGTTCCACGTCGATACCGTCATCAGAGGCGAAGACGTCGCGTTGCCGGTCCAACAGACCGGGTGTCATATCACCTGGGCGTAA
- a CDS encoding DUF190 domain-containing protein — MSTRRERRAITEALASTYTSVVDQQSLFSPAMDGCQLTFFLRQNQTVNHLPFVDWLLEQVRKRHIRGATVVSCSDGIDHLGKRHAARFFELADQPVEIVLAVTDEEADMLLSIVRESGAHVFYTRCPVQFESIGPV, encoded by the coding sequence GTGTCCACTCGCCGGGAGAGGAGGGCGATCACTGAGGCCCTCGCCTCGACCTATACTTCAGTCGTCGATCAGCAGTCGCTGTTTTCTCCGGCCATGGACGGTTGCCAACTCACATTCTTCTTGCGTCAGAACCAGACGGTGAATCATTTGCCGTTTGTCGACTGGCTGCTTGAGCAAGTGCGAAAACGCCACATTCGCGGCGCGACCGTAGTGAGTTGCTCCGATGGCATCGATCATCTGGGTAAGAGACACGCCGCCCGTTTCTTTGAACTCGCCGACCAACCCGTCGAGATTGTCCTCGCAGTGACTGACGAGGAAGCCGACATGCTCCTTTCGATTGTCAGAGAAAGTGGGGCACACGTTTTCTATACCCGGTGCCCAGTGCAATTCGAAAGCATCGGCCCGGTTTGA
- a CDS encoding peroxiredoxin family protein, giving the protein MPFKRLNPHAGPSLPRRRWLQAAGGIAASAGLSGWCSQAQANGLTVGQPAPPLVLHALDGREFATQALRGQVVILTFWATWCDPCHEELPLLSAYAEQHARDGLQILGFSLDTPENLPMVQKIAASLSFPVGFLGSAYAGGYGRIWRIPVNFAIDRAGRLAHNGWDDPAPPAWTAQRLEKFVTPLLQASQWRRE; this is encoded by the coding sequence ATGCCTTTTAAGCGATTGAACCCGCACGCCGGTCCGTCGTTGCCGCGGCGTCGGTGGTTGCAAGCCGCGGGAGGAATCGCCGCGAGCGCCGGGTTATCGGGATGGTGCTCACAAGCCCAAGCAAACGGCCTGACGGTGGGGCAGCCGGCGCCACCGCTGGTGCTGCACGCGCTGGACGGCCGTGAGTTCGCCACGCAAGCGCTGCGTGGCCAGGTCGTTATTCTCACCTTCTGGGCAACCTGGTGCGATCCTTGCCACGAAGAGTTACCTCTGCTGTCTGCCTACGCAGAGCAACATGCGCGCGACGGGCTTCAGATTCTGGGCTTCAGTCTGGATACGCCGGAGAACCTGCCCATGGTGCAAAAGATCGCTGCGAGCCTGAGTTTTCCCGTGGGATTTCTGGGCAGCGCATACGCCGGCGGGTATGGGCGAATCTGGCGTATCCCTGTGAACTTCGCGATTGATCGCGCGGGTCGGTTAGCGCACAACGGCTGGGACGATCCGGCGCCGCCTGCGTGGACCGCCCAACGTCTCGAGAAGTTCGTCACGCCGCTATTGCAGGCGTCACAATGGCGTCGGGAATGA
- a CDS encoding lipoprotein, which translates to MSSASKRLAGAAVVCTAGLLVSNLAQACATCGCSLSTDAAMGYSALPGWRLSFDYSFINQSQLRSGTGAVSPSQAAAINDAGGSQEVEKQTINRYYNLGLSYSPNSSWNFSAIVPFIDRSHTTYGNAGASQLTPDNVSGATSSGLGDVKLIANFQGFLPTHNLGVQLGVKLPTGAYGGQNVVTGATVGHPVFFSTGPNAAGGQALDTSLQPGTGSTDIILGAYYYQPVSQDFDAFVNMQFQSAVMERLNQVNADYRPGNLTTVSAGLRYEANPTIVPQLQINVTRKSADQGALADTTDTGGTVVYLSPGVTVAVTHNLHVYGFVQKALYSKLDGYQLFPRWTGNVGVSYAF; encoded by the coding sequence ATGTCTAGCGCATCGAAGCGTCTGGCGGGGGCCGCAGTTGTCTGCACGGCCGGTCTGCTCGTATCTAATTTGGCGCAAGCTTGCGCCACCTGCGGCTGCTCGTTGAGCACCGATGCTGCCATGGGGTATTCGGCATTGCCCGGATGGCGCCTCAGCTTCGACTACAGCTTCATCAACCAAAGCCAGTTGCGAAGCGGGACAGGCGCTGTTTCGCCCTCGCAAGCTGCTGCGATCAACGACGCGGGGGGCAGCCAGGAAGTCGAAAAGCAGACAATCAATCGCTACTACAACCTCGGCCTGAGCTATAGCCCGAACAGCAGTTGGAATTTCAGCGCTATCGTGCCGTTCATCGACCGTAGCCACACGACCTACGGAAACGCCGGCGCAAGCCAACTGACCCCTGATAATGTCAGCGGTGCCACGAGCAGCGGACTCGGCGACGTCAAGCTGATTGCCAACTTTCAAGGCTTTCTGCCGACGCACAACCTTGGGGTGCAACTCGGCGTGAAACTCCCGACCGGCGCCTACGGCGGTCAAAATGTCGTAACCGGCGCCACGGTCGGGCATCCCGTGTTCTTCTCGACCGGACCGAATGCCGCGGGTGGCCAAGCGCTCGACACGAGCCTGCAACCCGGCACAGGCAGCACGGACATCATCCTCGGGGCTTACTATTACCAGCCTGTGAGTCAGGATTTCGATGCGTTCGTGAACATGCAGTTTCAGTCGGCAGTGATGGAAAGGCTCAATCAGGTCAACGCGGACTATCGTCCCGGCAACCTCACCACGGTGAGTGCAGGGCTTCGTTACGAAGCCAATCCTACGATCGTGCCGCAGCTTCAGATCAACGTCACACGTAAAAGCGCCGATCAGGGCGCGTTGGCCGACACAACGGATACCGGCGGTACCGTGGTTTATCTCAGCCCCGGTGTCACGGTGGCCGTGACACATAACCTCCATGTGTACGGTTTTGTTCAAAAGGCGCTTTACAGCAAGCTGGACGGCTATCAACTGTTTCCCCGCTGGACCGGGAACGTTGGAGTTTCTTATGCCTTTTAA
- a CDS encoding DUF2946 family protein produces MWLLVVAPLVSNVLLAARADGPHGPLCSATSQFENPNGRGVGEHSQHAVHGDACCYCHLLEHHAVVPGTPLAAIYLACIVVVLAVATFAQRCLSAPFYRGAPEPLP; encoded by the coding sequence ATGTGGCTGCTCGTCGTCGCGCCTTTGGTCAGTAACGTGCTACTGGCGGCACGGGCGGATGGCCCACACGGCCCGCTATGCTCGGCGACCTCGCAATTCGAAAACCCCAATGGGCGTGGCGTCGGCGAGCACTCGCAGCATGCGGTGCACGGCGACGCATGCTGCTACTGTCACCTGCTTGAGCATCACGCGGTGGTGCCTGGCACGCCGCTCGCGGCAATTTACCTCGCGTGCATCGTGGTGGTTCTTGCGGTTGCCACGTTTGCCCAGCGCTGCCTGTCGGCGCCTTTTTATCGGGGCGCCCCCGAGCCCCTCCCTTAG
- a CDS encoding universal stress protein → MLKLLIPVLGTQGATQAARHGAFMFAERCVSEVEIVEVLDDAAGSRAVAFHSLSALRRREKQATRDALMQTRAVLEDAGVPYTWKRVYGPAERTIAQCAAQSHADIVVLDASHLGFFHRWTVLARLWHFCSTPVTMLH, encoded by the coding sequence ATGCTTAAACTGCTCATTCCCGTGCTCGGCACTCAGGGCGCAACCCAGGCGGCGCGTCACGGCGCATTCATGTTCGCGGAGCGATGTGTGTCCGAGGTCGAGATCGTCGAAGTGCTCGACGATGCGGCGGGAAGCCGCGCCGTTGCCTTCCATTCGCTGAGTGCATTGCGTAGACGGGAAAAGCAGGCCACGCGCGACGCGCTCATGCAGACACGGGCGGTTCTCGAGGACGCCGGTGTCCCATACACATGGAAACGCGTGTATGGGCCAGCCGAACGAACCATCGCGCAATGCGCCGCGCAAAGCCATGCGGATATCGTGGTCCTTGACGCCAGCCACCTCGGCTTCTTTCACCGGTGGACCGTCCTTGCCCGGCTTTGGCACTTCTGCTCCACACCGGTGACGATGCTCCACTGA
- a CDS encoding lipid A biosynthesis lauroyl acyltransferase: MKRFSLALVVALLRVLSVLPYPFVARLGMMAGTALYALPSRRKHIVLVNLRLCFPEKSDQEHQALAKSHFRHVVRSYLERGIQWFGSAQSIRDIVKLDSRIDLDDPNAPPTVFMGFHFVGIEVGCMLYSTHLPVASLYTRMSSTGICDLAKRQRGRFGAEMIERATSAKKIVALLRSGKPVMIAADMDQGVDNSVFVPFFGVPACTLTAVSRLAKLGRARVVPFVTEVLPNYQGYKLTIFEPLADFPSGSDEVDARRMNAFLEEQVARIPDQYYWVHRRFKHRPTGMAPVY; the protein is encoded by the coding sequence TTGAAACGCTTCAGCCTTGCGCTCGTAGTGGCGTTGCTACGCGTACTTTCCGTACTTCCGTATCCGTTCGTTGCAAGGCTCGGCATGATGGCCGGCACAGCCTTGTATGCGCTCCCGAGCCGCCGCAAGCATATCGTGCTCGTGAACTTGCGTCTTTGCTTTCCAGAGAAGTCCGATCAGGAACATCAGGCGCTCGCAAAATCCCACTTCCGTCATGTCGTTCGCAGCTATCTCGAGCGGGGCATTCAGTGGTTTGGCAGCGCACAGTCGATCCGGGACATCGTTAAGCTCGACAGTAGAATCGATCTCGATGATCCGAACGCGCCGCCGACCGTTTTCATGGGGTTTCATTTTGTCGGGATCGAGGTCGGCTGCATGCTCTACTCGACGCACCTTCCGGTGGCGTCGCTCTATACACGCATGTCCAGCACAGGCATATGTGATCTGGCCAAACGGCAACGTGGCCGGTTTGGCGCGGAAATGATCGAGCGGGCGACCAGTGCCAAGAAGATTGTTGCACTCTTGCGCTCGGGCAAGCCCGTCATGATTGCAGCGGATATGGACCAGGGCGTCGACAACTCTGTTTTCGTGCCGTTCTTCGGCGTTCCCGCCTGCACACTTACCGCCGTCTCGCGTCTCGCAAAACTAGGCCGCGCGCGCGTTGTGCCGTTCGTGACGGAGGTGCTCCCGAATTATCAGGGGTACAAGTTGACGATCTTCGAACCGCTCGCGGACTTTCCGTCGGGCAGTGACGAGGTCGACGCGCGCCGCATGAATGCGTTCCTCGAGGAGCAGGTCGCCAGAATCCCCGATCAGTATTACTGGGTACACCGGCGCTTCAAGCACCGCCCGACGGGAATGGCCCCGGTTTATTGA
- a CDS encoding TraR/DksA family transcriptional regulator, with translation MPESSSTLSPAFIERQRKRLEAMRQQLLGSEEETIANEASLQSEHGDEAHEFEDDAQSLAQDEINQNLRNANDSRIGNIERALQKIAEGSYGFSDESGVPIPQARLEVAPEAVLTVDEQSRRDAGR, from the coding sequence ATGCCCGAATCTTCATCGACGCTAAGTCCCGCTTTCATCGAACGACAGCGTAAGCGACTGGAAGCCATGCGCCAGCAGTTGCTCGGCAGCGAAGAGGAGACGATCGCCAACGAGGCGTCGTTGCAGTCGGAGCACGGCGATGAAGCCCACGAATTCGAAGACGACGCGCAGTCGCTGGCACAGGACGAAATCAACCAAAACCTGCGCAATGCCAACGACAGCCGTATTGGCAATATCGAGCGTGCGTTGCAGAAGATCGCGGAGGGCAGCTACGGATTCTCCGACGAGAGCGGGGTCCCGATCCCGCAGGCGCGACTGGAGGTCGCGCCGGAGGCCGTTCTGACCGTTGACGAGCAAAGCCGGCGCGATGCCGGGCGGTGA
- a CDS encoding lyase family protein, whose amino-acid sequence MLSAPAGAQTATAPESEMAAVPRRDAFFWLGEINKASLVINTRQGLLDPKLAPRIATGLDTVLRAGDQPGGARPDLVITFEPLLIKAAGVEATLLHAGRSSQDMLATVRAAMYRDRLLVLAAQLRTTTATLRRLAQQYESTIVPNYTNGVAAQPNSYGHYLLGHVAGLQRDAQRLHELYARVDLSPMGTTVLNGTSWPLDRDKMAHALGFADKVDNAYDAAQIAATDLPVEIGALATSIALHTSAFVQDVMVQYAQPRPWIMLREGGGNTYVSSAMPQKRNPGLLNDTRTAASMVVTLGVGRAITAHNIPPGMSDAKHIDENMAVIDKTTALLKRWDRVLNALVVDPQRALDELDSDWTASQEIADVLMREYGLPFRVGHHFASEIVDYAKAHDLRPSQFPYTEAQRIFRQTLTEMQVSGGELPMSEAQFRATLDPVAIVRHRATSGGPQPAEMQRMLTRTDRELDADGRWIDTHRQTIDRSLASLDSDFRKYVSAD is encoded by the coding sequence ATGCTGAGCGCGCCCGCAGGAGCGCAAACTGCGACCGCACCCGAGTCCGAAATGGCGGCGGTGCCGCGGCGCGACGCCTTTTTCTGGCTGGGCGAAATCAACAAGGCGTCGTTGGTGATCAATACCCGCCAGGGGTTGTTGGACCCGAAGCTCGCGCCGCGCATCGCGACCGGCCTCGATACGGTGCTGCGTGCGGGCGATCAGCCCGGCGGCGCGCGCCCGGATCTGGTCATCACGTTCGAGCCGTTGCTGATCAAGGCTGCGGGTGTCGAGGCGACACTGCTGCATGCCGGCCGTTCCAGTCAGGACATGCTGGCAACGGTGCGCGCCGCGATGTACCGCGACCGGCTGCTCGTTCTTGCCGCGCAACTGCGCACGACAACGGCAACGCTGCGCCGGCTTGCACAACAATACGAATCGACCATCGTGCCGAACTACACCAATGGCGTGGCTGCGCAACCGAACAGCTACGGCCATTATCTGCTGGGGCACGTAGCGGGACTTCAACGCGATGCGCAGCGTCTGCACGAGTTGTATGCGCGCGTGGATCTGTCCCCGATGGGCACGACGGTACTCAACGGCACGAGCTGGCCGCTCGATCGCGACAAGATGGCGCATGCTCTGGGCTTTGCCGACAAGGTTGATAACGCCTACGATGCTGCGCAGATCGCGGCGACGGATTTGCCCGTGGAGATCGGCGCACTGGCCACGAGCATTGCGCTGCATACCTCGGCCTTCGTGCAAGACGTGATGGTGCAGTATGCACAGCCGCGTCCGTGGATCATGCTGCGAGAGGGCGGAGGTAACACGTATGTCTCGAGCGCGATGCCGCAGAAGCGCAACCCGGGGCTGCTCAACGACACGCGCACGGCCGCCTCGATGGTCGTCACGCTCGGCGTGGGCCGCGCGATCACGGCGCATAACATTCCACCCGGCATGAGCGATGCGAAACACATCGACGAGAACATGGCGGTCATCGACAAGACCACGGCACTGCTCAAACGTTGGGATCGTGTGCTGAACGCGTTGGTGGTCGATCCACAGCGTGCGCTTGACGAACTCGACAGCGACTGGACAGCGTCGCAGGAGATCGCCGATGTCCTCATGCGCGAGTACGGACTGCCGTTCCGCGTGGGGCATCACTTTGCGTCGGAGATCGTCGACTACGCGAAGGCACACGACCTTCGTCCGAGCCAATTCCCCTATACCGAAGCACAGCGCATCTTCCGTCAGACGCTCACGGAGATGCAGGTCAGCGGCGGCGAACTTCCGATGAGCGAGGCACAGTTTCGTGCAACGCTCGATCCGGTGGCGATCGTCAGGCATCGTGCGACGTCCGGCGGGCCGCAACCCGCCGAGATGCAGCGCATGCTGACGCGTACCGATCGTGAGCTCGATGCCGACGGTAGGTGGATCGATACGCATCGCCAGACCATCGACCGGTCACTGGCGTCGCTCGATAGCGACTTCCGGAAATACGTATCGGCGGACTAA